The Metallosphaera hakonensis JCM 8857 = DSM 7519 genome includes the window AACTATTTAATAAGCATATTATAAACAATAGCGAAGTGGCCGACCTATAGACGTCCCTGCCCATAAAACGTTTGTAGAACCCCCAAGAAGATAAGATTTGTTAGGGGTAAGATACAGTCTTCAGATGATGAGAAAGCGCCGCAGCCGGGATTTGAACCCGGGTCAGGGGCTCGACAGGCCCCCATCCTAGACCGGGCTAGACTACTGCGGCACGTTTTAATATTATTACAAGTTATATTTAAAGCTATCTTTTCTTACTGGTTAGATCTAAAAATCTTTTGGTTAGATATGGGGATAGCGGTTTAGAGGAACCTATTTGCTCACCTTATATTCCTTCGCCTAGATAAATTCTCTAGAATAGATATTATACAAATATATGAGATGGTCCTATTAAATTATATAAACTAAAATATTCCAGTAAAATACTATAGGTAATCTATGATTGTGGAACTTAGTATACTATGTTCTCAGTAGGAGTACTTAAGAAGATTTCACCTAGGCAGAAGGAACCTAAAACAAGATCTCAATATCTTTAAGCTCTTCTTCATAACAAGGAGCACTTTCTCCACAAACACCACAAGTCAACTATGTGCCCAGTAGATTCTTCACTTAGACCATCTCTTATGAAAAGGTGAGTTACTGGGCATACTCAAATACAGGGAAACTCAGCTCTAGAACTGGGGCGATTCAGGTGTCAATTGCGAAGTGTAATTATGGCAAAAAAGACCAAATAAAGGAAATTGTTAAGTGTGAATCCCTACATAGTCCATACGTGAGCGTTCAATTACATTCATTCTATTTCTATAAATAAACTGACTTCGCAAAGGAGACGTAAACACCCAGCTAGGTAAATACTATCCAGGCTCTCTGTTCACAGTCCAGAAATACATTTTTCCTCTAAATCCAGTAACTAATCTAACTCTATCATAAAGTACTACTAATTGCATAGTCTTAGATGGAACTTATGAACCTTATCTGACATTGGTTTACGAGAAATTATTTACATATCTATTTTAGATGATAGCCTCAAGACAAGAGAGATATCGAACTCTTTGACGTCTATACAAAGAAGGTTATAACTTAAAGCAGTGGTTCACGAATTGTTAATCGGGGAATATATGAGAGTAGTATACACCAATGCGTTTGATTTCAAGACTATCATAGAAGCATTAACGAAGCTAATAGATGAGGCAACTTTCTCCTTCACTACTGCAGGAATGGATTTAGTAGCCATTGACAGGGCTCATATTTCTCTTATAAAATTACATTTTCCTAAAGAAGCTTTCGAGGAATTCGATGTTGAGGATCAGTTCAAGTTCGGCTTTAACACTTTATATATGCTGAAGATCATGAATAGTGCTAAAAGAAAAGAGAAAATGGAAATTGAATTAAACAATGAATCAGACATAGTTCTTAGGATCATGGGAGATCCTTTGAGGGAATTCACAATTAGGAACATAGAGGTCCCTATTCCAGAAATTCCGGAACTAAAACTGGATTTTGATGTAAAGGCCATAGTCAATTCAGCTGGATTTAAGAAGGCCGTTTCAGAGATTTCTACAGTTAGCGACTCCGTAGAAATTGACGGTTCCGATAGTGGGCTTAAGCTGAGATCAAAGGGAAGCACAGAGGTAGAAGTCGAGTTCTCAAAGGAACTGGGAGGACTTCAAGATATCGAGGTAAAGAAACCAGCCCTCTCAAGTTACTCTTCAGACTACCTTGAAGATGTCCTGGGTCTAACTAGGCTTTCTGGTTTTCTTAATCTCCTTTACTCTGAACAGAAGCCACTACAGTTAGAATTTAATATGGAGAACGGCGGTAGTGTAGTGTATCTCTTAGCTCCTCAAATGGGGTGATAGAATTTACAATAGAAATAACAGGAAGTTATCCTAGGGCAATATCTTTAGGAAAGGTTTTTTCAAGATATAGGTCAGGAAAGATAGATAGATCGGTCCTGGAATCCGAAATATCAAAAAGAACTCTAACATTTCTGTCTCTTGCCAAAGAAATAAACGCAAAGTATACAACCGACGGTTTGTTGAGATGGGACGACATAATAGATGTCACATTTTCCTATCTATCAGGTCCTAAAAAGGGGGAACTAATGAGGTTTTATGACAACAACTTCTACTATAGGAAACCTGTTATCAAGGAGGAGATTAAGGCTAATCCCGACGAATATAATAGAGCATTGAAGGAGAGCCTAGACCTGGCTAAAAAGGCTGAGTATTCTGGAGTCGTGAAGGGCGTGATAACCGGTCCACTAACTTACGCCCTTTTAAGCGATGACAGATACTATGACAACGCTCAGGAGCTTATCTTCGCTTATTCCAAGGAGGTTAACTCTGTGCTCAAATCCATTCCATCAGGGATAGGTGCAGTCGAAATTCATGAGCCTTCGTTCTTTGAGAAGGGTATCAAGTCATCCCTTATCTCTAGGTTAAGCGAAGCGTATTCGGAAATGTTCAAGGGAGTAAATATCGAGAAGCACTTAATCACTTACTTCAGGGTTATCCCAGCCAAACTGGATACATTCTTCAATTTGCCCGTGGATGTGTATGGACTTGATGTAATAGAGAACTTGAACGCTCTAGCTCAAATTTACAAGAGAGTTAAGGACAGGAAAATGTTCTTCGGTGTCCTAAACACAAGAAACACAAAATTGGAGAGAGTGTCCACAATTAGGAGAATTGTAGAGAAAGCTTATCAAAATGGATCTTCTCTGGTTCTGATAGGAAACTCGGCACCAATGGATTTTATACCAGAAATAATCGCAATAAGGAAATTGAAGCTTCTTAAGAAAGTAGGTGACAAGGCATGAATCTTCCACCACTTCCCACTACTGTGATAGGAAGTTATCCTAGACCCAAATGGCTCAGGGAAATGATCTCTCTTCATAAAAACGGCAGGGTATCTGACGAAGACATGGAAGAGGCGTTCAATGATGCGGCGGTTTCAGCGATGAGAGATCACCAGGTTGCTGGTATTGATGTTCCCACTGATGGTGAAGTTAAGAGAGATGAAATGGTAGAGTTTTTTGCCGAGAGACTTAAAGGGTTTAGATTTTACGGACCCGTGAGAGTATGGGGTACAGCATATTATAGGAAGCCGTCAATAGTATCAAAGATAGAATACAATAAACCTATGCTTGTTGAAGAGGTGAAATTCACTAAGAGTATTTCCTATACTCCATATTTCAAGGTCACCATTACTGGCCCGTACACTATGGCTTACTGGTCTTATAATGAATATTATAAGGATAGAAAGGAGATGGTATTCGACTTAGCTAAAGCCATTAACGCTGAAATTAGAAACCTTGTTGAGGCGGGAGCTCAGGTTATTCAAGTCGATGAACCAGCAATTCACTCTAGCGCTGAGGAAGTGGAATGGGCTGTGGAAGCCGTAAATGAGTCAGTTAAGGGAATAAATGCCAAGCTAATGTTACATATTTGCTACGGTGACTACAAAATAGTTGCCCCGTATCTAAACGATTTTAAGGTGGATCAGATAAACTTCGCGTTAAAGATTTACAACTATAAACCACTCAAGTTGTTTAAGGAAGTTGGATATGATAAGGAGATCGGTGCTGGAGTAATAGATGTTCATAATCGTAATGTCGAGTCATCAGAGGAGGTTTACAAGGATATCAAACGGTTAATGGACTACTTCCCATTGGATAAGATCTGGATAAATCCGGATTGTGGCCTCAAACTTCTTCCTAGGAATATAGCCTTCTCCAAGATGGTCTCTATGGTAAAGGGAGTAGAGATGGTAAGGGAAGAACTTAAAAAGAGTGGAGCTGTTGGAAAGTAGATAGCGGTGATTATATTTGAATAAGAGGAGATCGAGAGGGAGATCTCATTCAACTAGACCAGTAAGGGCTGGCTCCCCGAAATGGGTAAGGTTTTCAAGGGAAGAGGTAGAGATGTTAATTGAGGAGTTGGCCAAGAAGGGTTATACTCCTTCTATGATTGGCTTGGTTCTTAGAGATCAGTACGGGGTTCCTTTGGCTAAACAGATAATAGGCAAGAAGGTTAACCAATTCCTTCGTGAGAAAGGACTAGCTCCAGATATTCCTGAGGATCTATTTAACCTTATCAGGAGAGCGGTAAATGTAAGGAGACATCTCAATGAATATCCTGCGGATAAGACAGCTAAGAAAGGCCTAGAAGAGATAGAGTCTAAGATTAGAAGGGTGTCAAGATATTACAAGGAAGTTCAGATTCTCCCTGCTAATTGGGCTTATGATCCTGCCAAGGCCGAACTTCTAGTGAGTGCCTCTTCTTAAACTTATTTTTATTTCCTCGCTTTTTATTTATTTTCTAGATTTTAACTCCTAGTATTGCATATTAAATCAGATGATAGATAAAATTCAATCAACACATCCTACTTTCTTTAGCTTTCCTTTTAGAACTAAATCGTAGGCTAGCCTGGTCATTCTGTCAGCCTCTTTATTCTCCTCTCTAGGTATCCACTCTACTCTGGCACTATGGAACTTCTCGAGTAAACGTTTGGCTTCGTTGAAAAGGGGTATAATTCGCTTTGATTTAACTGAATATTCTCCATTTAATTGCTTAATTACCAACTGACTATCTCCCATTATATGAGGTTCAGTCACTCCTAAACTTAGCATTCTTTTCATCATGCAGATTACTCCCATGTATTCGGCGACGTTGTTAGTGGAGTTAGAGTCCCAAGGAACTGAAGCTAGTCCCATTCCTTCAATCTTACCTTCTGCTAAGTATATTACATATCCATATGTGGCTATTCCCCCAGGATTTCTGGGTTCACATAGACCATCAAATTTGCCTTGGGCTTTCAATTACTTGTTCTACCCTTTCCTTGAGTATTTCAGCAACTCTTTTATCAATACCGATAGGTCTAGCGATGGAAACCTTCACCTTTTTACCTTCTATATCAACCTCTCCATTATCATTCACTCCAATTAATCTCGGTATATCCCTATAGAAATGAGCTCCTGCAGCAAATAAAAGTGGAACCGCAATTATTTCCTGAGCCCCCATCTTAACTAAGGACTCTGTCGCAGCTCTCAAAGAGGGTTCATTAAACTCTATAAAACCAAACTCTACTAGATCGAAGTATTCCTTTAACAGGTCCTTGTAGTTTATTGCTACCTCCTTCCACTCATTTACTCTGCTTCCGTGTAAGACCAGAAGTATTCCTGTCTTCATATAATCACTACTTAACCCTGAGTTTATATACTCGTGTCATTATAGCTTTGTGAAAAGGGGAAAGAGCATTGGCTGACTTCAAGATTGTTATATCAGATCCAGCTTCGAAAAAGGTCACGATGATGAGGATTAAGGTGAAATTAACCGATACGGTTCAATCCGAGGAAGGAGAAAAAGAAGGAAGGACTTTACCAGTTTGTCTAATAAATCCCAAAACAAAGGAAAAATTAGGAGCGGATCAATTCATTACGGTGGAGATCAAAAAGCAGGAAGGGGACAAGAAGGTTAAAATAAAAGTTCATTTTCTAGTCAAGGACTCAGCTGAAGTTCCAGAAGGAGAAATTCTGGCCAGTAAGACCTTAGCAGAAAAGTTTGGTTCAGAGGAGTTTGAAGCGATAGCTTATAGAACTAAGTCGTTCCAAATTAGCGTAGATCAGAATCAGCTTAACCTCATTGGTTCTAAAATTGGGGACAACTTCACTGTTTCCATTGGTGGAACAGTTCTCAAGTTAATTATAAATGGCGGTTCTGATAACACTGGTTTTCCGATGAGGCCTGACGTTCAAGGAGCGGCAAAGAGAAGAATACTTTTAGCAGGCCCTCCAGGTTTCATACCCTCAGAGAATGGAGAGAAGAGGCGTAAAGTAGTTCGCGGAAATGTTGTAAGTCCTGAATCTGTCCAGATCAATTGCCTCATCGTAAGGTGATTTTTTGCCCTGGCCTGTAGTACAACCTGAGGTCAATATTGGTGTGGTCGGGCATGTAGATCATGGCAAGACTACGCTGGTTCAGGCTTTAACGGGTGTATGGACATCAAAGCATTCGGAGGAGCTAAAAAGAGGTATGACCATAAGGTTGGGCTACGCGGAAGCATCTTTCGGTCTATGTAACTCATGCAGGAAACCCGATGGATATGTTAACGAGCCTTCGTGTAATGTGTGCAGTAGCGACGAACAGCCCCAATTTCTTAGGAGAGTATCATTTCTAGATGCACCTGGCCACGAAGTATTAATGGCCACAATGTTATCTGGCACCGCTATACTTGATGGAGCAATATTAGTTGTTGCAGCTAACGAGCCTTTTCCTCAACCTCAAACTAGGGAACATTTTGTTGCGTTAGGTATATCTGGAATTAATAAAGTTATAATTGTTCAAAACAAGGTCGATGTAGTGTCAAGGGAAGAAGCATTGAATCAATTTAATCAGATTAGGGAATTCCTTAAAGGGACCTGGGCTAGCGATGCAGAGATTATCCCAGTTAGTGCCCTTCATAAGATTAATATAGACGCATTGATTGAGGGACTCGAGAGAAGAATTCCCACCCCTAAGAGAGACCCTACACTTAATCCATTTATGCTGGTTATAAGGAGCTTCGACGTAAATAAACCGGGAACCCCTTATAACGAGTTAAAGGGAGGAGTGGTTGGGGGCAGCATAGTTCAAGGCGAGTTCAGGGTAGATCAGGAAATTAAAATATTACCTGGGCTTAGGTTAGAGGAGAAGGGTAAAGTTTCCTACAGGCCGATTTACACTAAAATCTCATCGTTGCGCTTCGGAGATCTAGAATTTCAGGAAGCTAAGCCTGGAGGACTAGTGGCCATGGGAACGTATTTAGATCCATCAATAACTAAGGCTGATAGTCTTATAGGTAGCGTAGTTACTGATGCTAAGGTTGACATTCCAGTACTTTGGAAATTGACTACAACGTATAATTTGTTGGAGAGAGTAGTAGGGAGTAAGGAAATGATGCGGGTTGATCCCATAAGACCTAAGGAAACTCTTCTTATAACTCTGGGGTCGGCTACAAGTCTGGGCGTTGTAACTAAGGCGAAATCAGATGAGATAGAAATGGAGTTAAAGAGACCCCTAGCCGTTTGGGATAATAAAGCCAGGTTGGTAATAAGTAGACAGATCGGTGGAAGATGGAGATTGGTAGGATGGGGTCAGGTGGTTCTATAGGCGTATTAATAGATACAAATATTCTCTTATACGTGTATGATAAAGCGGATCCCTTTAATGCGATTTTGGATAAATTTGAGTATAAACCTCGTTTTTATATTCATAAGCTTGTCTTAAATGAGCTGGATATGTTGCAGAGCAAGTATAAGAAATCCACTAAAATTCAGTCTAAGGTAAATGTGGCAAAGGAATACCTTGAAGTCTTTAGGGGATGGTGGGAATTGATTGACCTCTATTCCGATCTTCCCACCGATGATGCGTTAATTGCTACCTCCAAGACAATGGGCTTAATATTGTTTACCAATGATGAGGAACTAAGACATAGGGCCCTTAAGGAGAACATTGAAATAATTTTCATGGGAAGAGGGGGTAAAATTATAAAATCTTTTCACACTATTTAGCCCCGATTCTTTATGTTCAAAGTTATAAAGGCCAGAGGTATAGTTAGAATCCCTCCAGAACTCTTTGGTGAGCCTTTGAATAAGACTGCTCTTGATATACTTAACAATCAATATAAAGAGAGGTTATTTAAGGATTTAGGTTTGGTTTTATCCGTTATAAAGGCAAATGCCAGCGAAGAGGGGATAATAGTTTCAGGAGACGGGGCCACTTTTCATAGTGTCGAATTTGAACTATTGACATTCTCCCCTTTGATACAAGAGGTCGTTGAAGGCGATATAACTCAGGTTGATAATTATGGTATCTATGTTAACATGGGCCCAATGGACGGATTGGTTCATGTTTCTCAGATCGGAGATGATAATTATAAATTTGACCAGGTGAGAGGGATATTGGTAGGAGAAAAATCCAAGAAATCTTTTCAAAAGGGAGATATGGTTAGAGCCAGGATAATGACCATCTCATCCACGGCCAACAATAGACCACCCAGGATAGCTCTCACCATGAGGCAGATTGGGTTAGGGAAAGTAGAGAGGAGGAATTAGTCATGTCAGCAAGGACCTTAAAGGCATGTAGGTCATGTAAAGCTTTAGTAGACAAAGAAATTCAACAGTGCCCCATATGCGGTAATAATTCATTCAGTGATGAATGGGAGGGTATGGTAATCTTACTCAATGAAAAGTCCGAATTGGCCGAGGCTCTAGGGGAGTCCAAGCCGTGGAAGTACGCGATAAACGTGAAGTAGATCTTTGCTTCAAGCCCTCACGAGGAGTTAGGAAGGAGTTATCAAGACCTTACGGAATACTCTTCTCCGATACTGCCAAGCTAATCTCCTATCTGAGTAACTTCAATAGAATTGTGACTGTAGGCGATGTGGTTACGAATTCGGTGATTAGTGCTAAACTGACACCGTTTCTTACAGTGGTTGATGGTAAGACTAAGAGATCGATATCTGTGACCCCGCATAGCATTGGAAAGACCATAGTAAATGAGCCAGGTTTACTCAGGCTGAGTACTATGCTTAAGATCAAGGAAATAATGGAAGGCGACTCACCGACTTCGGTATTCATCGTGGGAGAGGATGATATGATTGTTATCCCTGCAATAATATATGGAAGGAAAGGAGACGTGGTGGTTTACGGGCAACCCAATGCTGGTGCAGTTTGTCTAGAAAACTGGGAAGGATCGAAATGGAGGGTTATGGACATTCTATCAAAGTTTGTGGTTGAAAGATGTTAATCAGACCTGCGCGGGTTCTTCATCAATCAGACCTTTCGAGCCTCATCAAACTACGCTCCGTATTTTGTGGCTCTATTTGAGTAGTTAAGGAGTAAGTCTATTATATTTAATCCAACAACTCTTAGGGAACCTTTCCTAGCGCTTCTTTCATTAAAGTCCGATAAATTATCAGATATAATGTTTGTTGGAACGTATAGGAGGATCGGAACTGGATCTCCAGAATGTTCCTTAAGTTCCACTGGAGTCGCATGATCTCCCGTGAATAGAACAATAATGTCTGAACCATAGGTATCTAGAACTTTCCCTATGGTTTTATCTATCATCTCTATTGCCCTCACTTTCTCATTAACTTTGCCATCATGAGATGCTGCATCAGTGGCCTTTATATGTAAAAATACAAGATCGTTTTCTTTCAATAAATCTGCGGCTGCCCTGGCTTTTGCCATGTAGTCCGTATCAATTCCACCTGTGGCTCCTGGCGGAGTTACAACTTCCATCCCAAGAGATCTACACACACCCTTGATTAGAGCTGTGGCCGAGACTGCGGCTCCTTTCAACCCGGAGTAGTCCTTTAGTTTAGGTAGATCCCTGTGAATCGAGGCACCTCTCATGAGAACCATATTGGCCGGAGGAAGGCCTTCGGCTTTCCTTTTTTCATTCAACTGAGACCTGGATAAAACCTCATAAACCAGCTTGGTTAATTGATTAACCACGTTAGCTGTTCTTTTCGCACTTAGTGTATTGTCGGTGGGTTCGCTGTTAAGTATCCTCTTGCCAACTTCATGCGGATCGGTATCTGAAACCTTATCGCTTAGATTGTCTCCAGATAATACTACTGAGACCCTATGTTCAGTTCCGTGATAGAACCTTACTTTAACTCCCTGAACCTCTGGAATCTTCTGGTTCAATTCTTTAACTAATTCTTCAGCCTCTTCTATTTTCCTTCCTGCCCTTCTATCTATTACCACCAAGTTGTCGTCTACAGTGGCAAAATTCCCCCTAAACGCGACGTCGCCACCGCTAAGGATTGCTCCAGCCCCTAGGGCTTCGAAGCTTCCCCTGCCATTATAGTATTTCCTAGGATCCAGTCCAAATATAGCCAGATGCGACGTGTCACTCCCTGGAACTATCCCTGGACCTATGGGATCCATCAAGCCTATCATGGACGAGCGTAAAAGGGAGTTAATCACGGGTTTATCAGCATATTCCAGCGGAGTCTTCGCATTTAGAATACTAACTTGTCTATCTCCTAGTCCATCACCCACAACTAGGAGTATCTTTAACTTGTTCATCCCAGCGCACTCCTCTTTAGTTCCTTGGCCATTCTTTCATATCTATCAATCTGGGCTTTAGTTAGACTTGGGGTCACAATTTTCATGGCATCTTCAAAATTACCCATAGTTACCTTGGGTATGTTGGAATCTATGCAATTCTTTATAGCTTTATTATAGCATTCAGTCATCCCGCTCCCAGTAACGTTCTTGCATTCCTGTTGAGATGCGGTATTACATTTAGAGTATATATCCCTGAGCGATATCATGGTCGCCTCTCTTACAAGTGCCTCTAAATCAGCACCAGTGTAGCCCTCTGTTTTCTCAGCTAAAACATCCAAATTAACATCAGGGGCTAGAGGAACCGATTTGGTGTGAACTTTCAATATTTCGAGTCTAGCTTGTTTGTCTGGAGGAGGAACATATATTAATCTATCAAATCTCCCAGGTCTTAATAGTGCAGGATCTATAATATCAGGTCTATTGGTGGCTGCTATTACAACGACCTTACTCAATGGTACAATTCCATCCATTTCCGACAGTAGCTGGTTTACCATCCTCTCTGTAACACCACTATCGTGACCCATCCCCCTCATAGGGGCAATTGAGTCTATCTCGTCAAAGAAGATTACAGTAGGTGCCGTTTGTCTAGCCCTCTTGAATATCTCCCTTATGGCTTTCTCGCTCTCGCCTACCCACTTGGATAGAACCTCTGGCCCTCTCACTGCAATGAAATTGGCCCCGCTTTCAGTTGCAACAGCCTTAGCTAACATTGTTTTACCTGTTCCTGGGGGTCCGAACAAGAGGACGCCTTTAGGAGGTTTTATCCCCGACTTACTGAAAACCTCCGGGAACCTCATTGGCCATTCTATAGCCTCCCGTAGCTGTTGTTTAACGTTATCTAGTCCTCCTATCTCCGACCATCTAACTCTGGGTACTTCCACGTAGACCTCTCTAAGCAAAGTTGGCTGGACGAATTTCATAGCGTTCATAAAATCATCCATAGTTACCTTAAGCTCCTTTAGGACCTCTGGAGAAAGCCTCTCCTGTTCAAGTAGCTTCTTTCTATCTCCAGCATTAACGAACCTCCTCAAAGCAGACATTGCAGCCTCTTTAGCTAGAGCAGCTATATCTGCACCTGTGTATCCGTTGGTCATTTCCGCTATATTATCAAGGTTAACATCGTCGGCTATTGGCATATTTCTGGTGTGAACCTGGAGAATTTCCTTACGAGCCTTGGTATCTGGAGGCCTTATCTCTATTTCCCTATCAAACCTCCCTGGTCTTCTCAGCGCTTGATCTACGGCATCAGGTCTGTTCGTCGCTCCAATGACCACTATCCTGCCCCTTCCCTTGATCCCATCCATTAGGGTTAATAGCTGAGAAACGACTCTTTTCTCGACCTCGCCTGTTACTTCCTCTCTTTTTGGTGCTATTGCGTCTATTTCATCAATAAAGATTATTGACGGGGCATTCTTATCGGCATCATCGAATATCTCTCTTAGTCTCTGCTCACTTTCACCGTAAAATTTACTCATTATTTCTGGGCCATTAATTGTAACGAAGTAAGCCCCAATCTCATTTGCTAATGCTCTAGCCAGTAATGTCTTTCCAACTCCAGGAGGACCATAAAGGAGGACTCCCTTCGGCGGTTCTATTCCCAGATGCTGGAATAGCTCTGGGTGCTTCATAGGGAGCTCAATCATTTCTCTTAGTTTCTCCTTAACCTCCTCAAGATCGCCAATATCTTCCCAGGT containing:
- the pcn gene encoding proliferating cell nuclear antigen (pcna) — protein: MRVVYTNAFDFKTIIEALTKLIDEATFSFTTAGMDLVAIDRAHISLIKLHFPKEAFEEFDVEDQFKFGFNTLYMLKIMNSAKRKEKMEIELNNESDIVLRIMGDPLREFTIRNIEVPIPEIPELKLDFDVKAIVNSAGFKKAVSEISTVSDSVEIDGSDSGLKLRSKGSTEVEVEFSKELGGLQDIEVKKPALSSYSSDYLEDVLGLTRLSGFLNLLYSEQKPLQLEFNMENGGSVVYLLAPQMG
- a CDS encoding methionine synthase, whose product is MNLPPLPTTVIGSYPRPKWLREMISLHKNGRVSDEDMEEAFNDAAVSAMRDHQVAGIDVPTDGEVKRDEMVEFFAERLKGFRFYGPVRVWGTAYYRKPSIVSKIEYNKPMLVEEVKFTKSISYTPYFKVTITGPYTMAYWSYNEYYKDRKEMVFDLAKAINAEIRNLVEAGAQVIQVDEPAIHSSAEEVEWAVEAVNESVKGINAKLMLHICYGDYKIVAPYLNDFKVDQINFALKIYNYKPLKLFKEVGYDKEIGAGVIDVHNRNVESSEEVYKDIKRLMDYFPLDKIWINPDCGLKLLPRNIAFSKMVSMVKGVEMVREELKKSGAVGK
- a CDS encoding 30S ribosomal protein S15 translates to MNKRRSRGRSHSTRPVRAGSPKWVRFSREEVEMLIEELAKKGYTPSMIGLVLRDQYGVPLAKQIIGKKVNQFLREKGLAPDIPEDLFNLIRRAVNVRRHLNEYPADKTAKKGLEEIESKIRRVSRYYKEVQILPANWAYDPAKAELLVSASS
- the rnhA gene encoding ribonuclease HI; this encodes MKAQGKFDGLCEPRNPGGIATYGYVIYLAEGKIEGMGLASVPWDSNSTNNVAEYMGVICMMKRMLSLGVTEPHIMGDSQLVIKQLNGEYSVKSKRIIPLFNEAKRLLEKFHSARVEWIPREENKEADRMTRLAYDLVLKGKLKKVGCVD
- a CDS encoding CbiX/SirB N-terminal domain-containing protein, giving the protein MKTGILLVLHGSRVNEWKEVAINYKDLLKEYFDLVEFGFIEFNEPSLRAATESLVKMGAQEIIAVPLLFAAGAHFYRDIPRLIGVNDNGEVDIEGKKVKVSIARPIGIDKRVAEILKERVEQVIESPRQI
- a CDS encoding 30S ribosomal protein S6e, giving the protein MADFKIVISDPASKKVTMMRIKVKLTDTVQSEEGEKEGRTLPVCLINPKTKEKLGADQFITVEIKKQEGDKKVKIKVHFLVKDSAEVPEGEILASKTLAEKFGSEEFEAIAYRTKSFQISVDQNQLNLIGSKIGDNFTVSIGGTVLKLIINGGSDNTGFPMRPDVQGAAKRRILLAGPPGFIPSENGEKRRKVVRGNVVSPESVQINCLIVR
- a CDS encoding translation initiation factor IF-2 subunit gamma, coding for MPWPVVQPEVNIGVVGHVDHGKTTLVQALTGVWTSKHSEELKRGMTIRLGYAEASFGLCNSCRKPDGYVNEPSCNVCSSDEQPQFLRRVSFLDAPGHEVLMATMLSGTAILDGAILVVAANEPFPQPQTREHFVALGISGINKVIIVQNKVDVVSREEALNQFNQIREFLKGTWASDAEIIPVSALHKINIDALIEGLERRIPTPKRDPTLNPFMLVIRSFDVNKPGTPYNELKGGVVGGSIVQGEFRVDQEIKILPGLRLEEKGKVSYRPIYTKISSLRFGDLEFQEAKPGGLVAMGTYLDPSITKADSLIGSVVTDAKVDIPVLWKLTTTYNLLERVVGSKEMMRVDPIRPKETLLITLGSATSLGVVTKAKSDEIEMELKRPLAVWDNKARLVISRQIGGRWRLVGWGQVVL
- a CDS encoding PIN domain-containing protein, with translation MGSGGSIGVLIDTNILLYVYDKADPFNAILDKFEYKPRFYIHKLVLNELDMLQSKYKKSTKIQSKVNVAKEYLEVFRGWWELIDLYSDLPTDDALIATSKTMGLILFTNDEELRHRALKENIEIIFMGRGGKIIKSFHTI
- a CDS encoding DNA-directed RNA polymerase encodes the protein MFKVIKARGIVRIPPELFGEPLNKTALDILNNQYKERLFKDLGLVLSVIKANASEEGIIVSGDGATFHSVEFELLTFSPLIQEVVEGDITQVDNYGIYVNMGPMDGLVHVSQIGDDNYKFDQVRGILVGEKSKKSFQKGDMVRARIMTISSTANNRPPRIALTMRQIGLGKVERRN
- the spt4 gene encoding transcription elongation factor subunit Spt4, producing the protein MSARTLKACRSCKALVDKEIQQCPICGNNSFSDEWEGMVILLNEKSELAEALGESKPWKYAINVK
- a CDS encoding GTP-dependent dephospho-CoA kinase family protein codes for the protein MEVRDKREVDLCFKPSRGVRKELSRPYGILFSDTAKLISYLSNFNRIVTVGDVVTNSVISAKLTPFLTVVDGKTKRSISVTPHSIGKTIVNEPGLLRLSTMLKIKEIMEGDSPTSVFIVGEDDMIVIPAIIYGRKGDVVVYGQPNAGAVCLENWEGSKWRVMDILSKFVVERC
- a CDS encoding 2,3-bisphosphoglycerate-independent phosphoglycerate mutase, encoding MNKLKILLVVGDGLGDRQVSILNAKTPLEYADKPVINSLLRSSMIGLMDPIGPGIVPGSDTSHLAIFGLDPRKYYNGRGSFEALGAGAILSGGDVAFRGNFATVDDNLVVIDRRAGRKIEEAEELVKELNQKIPEVQGVKVRFYHGTEHRVSVVLSGDNLSDKVSDTDPHEVGKRILNSEPTDNTLSAKRTANVVNQLTKLVYEVLSRSQLNEKRKAEGLPPANMVLMRGASIHRDLPKLKDYSGLKGAAVSATALIKGVCRSLGMEVVTPPGATGGIDTDYMAKARAAADLLKENDLVFLHIKATDAASHDGKVNEKVRAIEMIDKTIGKVLDTYGSDIIVLFTGDHATPVELKEHSGDPVPILLYVPTNIISDNLSDFNERSARKGSLRVVGLNIIDLLLNYSNRATKYGA
- a CDS encoding CDC48 family AAA ATPase; protein product: MSSNLRLRILEARQKDVGRKIARMTENTMRKLGIETGDYIELTGPSGTALLQAMPAYDLSDGEIRVDGYVRKTIGVSIGDEVGVKKAKVDPAVKVTLAPTQPIRFDQTFVDYVKEYLMYKPLTKGETISIPIYTGSIDLVVSNTQPSNYVFVTSNTSITIMEQPVREAQVYPRVTWEDIGDLEEVKEKLREMIELPMKHPELFQHLGIEPPKGVLLYGPPGVGKTLLARALANEIGAYFVTINGPEIMSKFYGESEQRLREIFDDADKNAPSIIFIDEIDAIAPKREEVTGEVEKRVVSQLLTLMDGIKGRGRIVVIGATNRPDAVDQALRRPGRFDREIEIRPPDTKARKEILQVHTRNMPIADDVNLDNIAEMTNGYTGADIAALAKEAAMSALRRFVNAGDRKKLLEQERLSPEVLKELKVTMDDFMNAMKFVQPTLLREVYVEVPRVRWSEIGGLDNVKQQLREAIEWPMRFPEVFSKSGIKPPKGVLLFGPPGTGKTMLAKAVATESGANFIAVRGPEVLSKWVGESEKAIREIFKRARQTAPTVIFFDEIDSIAPMRGMGHDSGVTERMVNQLLSEMDGIVPLSKVVVIAATNRPDIIDPALLRPGRFDRLIYVPPPDKQARLEILKVHTKSVPLAPDVNLDVLAEKTEGYTGADLEALVREATMISLRDIYSKCNTASQQECKNVTGSGMTECYNKAIKNCIDSNIPKVTMGNFEDAMKIVTPSLTKAQIDRYERMAKELKRSALG